The proteins below come from a single Acidovorax sp. NCPPB 4044 genomic window:
- a CDS encoding YcjF family protein translates to MQPDQTRAVMTLALMAAFADEHKDEREREHIREMAESLGAASGTDLMKTYQDVLLGRASLEGAVAALDTPGLRQLAFEMAVGVCDADGVCNAREKAFLERLRAALDIAPAEAGAITEQADALASAPVRAAPVEGESVPPAALAVAAAPLAAAATAPGAASASAAQRPASVSDAEIDSMVLNAAILNGALELLPQSLASMAIIPLQTRLVYRIGKVYGYELDKGHITDFLATVGVGLTSQYVEQFGRKLVGGLLGKVMGGMGRAVGSAATGSAFSFATTYALGKVAQRYYAGGRTLGTDALKSAFTRTAEEAKGLQQRYAPQIQERAKGLDVGKLLKELRA, encoded by the coding sequence ATGCAGCCTGACCAGACCCGCGCCGTCATGACCCTCGCCCTCATGGCCGCCTTCGCCGACGAGCACAAGGACGAGCGCGAGCGGGAACACATCCGCGAGATGGCCGAATCCCTGGGCGCCGCCAGCGGCACCGACCTCATGAAGACCTACCAGGACGTGCTGCTGGGCCGCGCCAGCCTGGAGGGCGCCGTGGCCGCGCTGGACACCCCCGGCCTGCGCCAGCTGGCCTTCGAGATGGCCGTGGGCGTGTGCGATGCCGACGGCGTCTGCAACGCGCGCGAGAAGGCCTTCCTGGAGCGGCTGCGCGCCGCGCTGGACATCGCCCCCGCGGAAGCCGGCGCCATCACCGAGCAGGCCGATGCGCTCGCCAGCGCGCCCGTGCGGGCCGCGCCGGTGGAGGGCGAGAGCGTGCCCCCGGCCGCGCTGGCCGTGGCCGCTGCGCCCCTCGCCGCGGCGGCCACGGCCCCGGGCGCCGCCTCCGCCTCCGCCGCCCAGCGCCCTGCGTCGGTCAGCGACGCCGAGATCGACTCCATGGTGCTGAACGCCGCCATCCTCAACGGCGCGCTCGAACTCCTGCCGCAGTCGCTGGCCTCCATGGCCATCATCCCGCTGCAGACGCGCCTGGTGTACCGCATCGGCAAGGTCTACGGCTACGAGCTGGACAAGGGCCACATCACCGACTTCCTCGCCACCGTGGGCGTGGGCCTCACCTCGCAATACGTCGAACAGTTCGGCCGCAAGCTCGTGGGCGGCCTGCTCGGCAAGGTCATGGGCGGCATGGGCCGCGCCGTGGGCAGCGCGGCCACCGGATCGGCCTTCTCGTTCGCCACCACCTACGCCCTGGGCAAGGTGGCCCAGCGCTACTACGCGGGCGGCCGGACCCTCGGCACGGACGCACTCAAAAGCGCCTTCACCCGCACGGCCGAGGAAGCCAAGGGCCTGCAACAGCGCTACGCACCGCAGATCCAGGAGCGGGCGAAGGGGCTGGATGTGGGGAAGCTGCTGAAGGAATTGCGGGCTTGA